From the genome of Blautia pseudococcoides, one region includes:
- a CDS encoding glycoside hydrolase family 13 protein: protein MRKAWWKESVVYQVYPRSFCDSNGDGMGDINGITSKLDYLQELGINVIWLSPVYQSPNDDNGYDISDYQAIMKEFGTMEDFDRMLGEAHARGIKIVMDLVVNHTSDEHAWFMESKKSKDNPYRDYYIWREGKDGREPNNWGSVFNGPAWEYDGNTDMYYLHMFSKKQPDLNWENSKVRDEVFSMMNWWCEKGIDGFRMDVISMISKAEGLPDGEVRDGLHGDASPYVQNGPHVHEYLQEMNRRVLSKYDLLTVGECAGVTIREAKRYASEKGTELNMVFQFEHMGLDGGEFSKWSDRKVKLTDLKANLSKWQNELEGTAWNSLYWTNHDQPRVVSRFGNDSVRYREVSAKMLATCLHMMQGTPYVYQGEELGMTNMEFNTVDDFCDIESINAYHEYVDSGKIDGETMMRYLRYKSRDNSRTPMQWNGGKNAGFSTGTPWMRVNPNYEDINAEEQVKREDSVFSYYKELIRLRKEKEIIVYGHYELLMPEDEKLFVYTRSLDNEKLLVICNFTEEETVFSMPDEFAGKKVLVGNYKGQEAASSIRLRPYEALVIEK from the coding sequence ATGAGAAAAGCATGGTGGAAAGAGAGTGTAGTTTATCAGGTATATCCCAGAAGTTTCTGTGACAGCAACGGGGACGGAATGGGGGATATTAACGGTATCACAAGCAAACTGGATTATTTACAGGAACTGGGGATCAATGTTATCTGGCTCTCCCCGGTTTACCAGTCACCCAACGATGACAATGGCTATGATATCAGCGATTATCAGGCGATCATGAAAGAGTTCGGTACTATGGAGGACTTTGACAGAATGCTGGGGGAGGCTCACGCCAGGGGGATCAAAATTGTCATGGACCTGGTGGTAAATCATACTTCCGATGAACACGCATGGTTCATGGAGAGTAAAAAATCCAAAGATAACCCATATCGTGATTATTATATCTGGCGTGAGGGAAAAGACGGCAGAGAGCCGAATAACTGGGGTTCTGTTTTCAATGGTCCCGCTTGGGAGTACGACGGAAATACAGATATGTACTATTTACATATGTTCTCCAAAAAACAGCCTGATCTGAACTGGGAGAATTCCAAAGTACGGGATGAAGTATTTTCCATGATGAACTGGTGGTGTGAGAAGGGGATTGACGGTTTCCGCATGGACGTGATCAGCATGATTTCCAAGGCGGAGGGACTTCCCGACGGTGAAGTGCGTGACGGACTTCATGGGGATGCGTCTCCGTATGTGCAGAACGGGCCTCATGTCCATGAATATCTCCAGGAAATGAATCGGAGAGTGTTGTCAAAGTACGACCTGCTCACCGTCGGTGAATGTGCCGGCGTTACCATCCGGGAAGCTAAGAGGTATGCCTCTGAGAAGGGGACAGAGTTGAATATGGTATTCCAGTTTGAACATATGGGACTGGACGGCGGTGAATTTTCAAAATGGAGTGACAGAAAGGTAAAGCTCACAGACTTGAAGGCGAATCTTTCAAAATGGCAGAATGAGCTGGAAGGAACAGCCTGGAACAGCCTTTATTGGACAAACCATGACCAGCCCAGAGTCGTTTCCAGATTTGGAAATGACAGTGTGAGATACCGGGAGGTTTCAGCAAAAATGCTGGCTACCTGTCTGCATATGATGCAGGGTACCCCATATGTGTACCAGGGCGAGGAACTGGGTATGACAAACATGGAATTTAATACTGTAGATGATTTCTGTGATATCGAGAGTATTAACGCGTATCACGAATATGTGGACAGCGGAAAAATAGACGGGGAAACCATGATGCGCTATCTGCGTTATAAGAGCAGGGATAACTCCAGAACACCAATGCAGTGGAATGGGGGCAAAAATGCCGGTTTCTCTACAGGAACCCCATGGATGAGGGTGAATCCTAATTATGAGGACATTAATGCAGAGGAGCAGGTAAAACGTGAGGATTCTGTATTCTCCTATTATAAAGAACTGATTCGTCTTAGAAAAGAAAAAGAAATTATCGTTTATGGACATTATGAACTTCTTATGCCGGAAGATGAAAAGCTTTTTGTGTATACACGCAGTCTGGACAACGAAAAACTTCTGGTTATCTGCAATTTTACAGAGGAAGAGACTGTCTTCAGTATGCCGGATGAATTCGCAGGTAAAAAGGTGCTTGTTGGTAACTATAAGGGCCAGGAAGCTGCTTCCAGTATCAGGCTGAGGCCGTATGAAGCATTAGTGATTGAAAAATAA
- a CDS encoding carbohydrate ABC transporter permease, whose protein sequence is MLKNKKNNTVLTVVLFALAAVTILFPLYITVVIALKTPEQIAQSVLAFPNKLHFENFLTAIEKTNFFVTFRNTLIITVVSVAGTIVTNSFMAFAITRNRGKKLYDFIYYFLISAMFIPFNIIMLPLVKQVSFFHMDNVPGLIILYIVMGLPMNIFLYSGYVKSIPTALDEAATIDGANTFQMFYKVIFPTLKPMNATVAILTFLWCWNDFTMPLVIISDQKNQTLQLAQYVFKGEFATDYSLAFASYLLALLPIVIFYLFAQKQVISGVTNGAVKA, encoded by the coding sequence ATGTTGAAGAACAAGAAAAACAATACCGTACTTACAGTGGTTCTGTTTGCGCTTGCGGCGGTTACTATTTTATTTCCGCTATATATCACCGTGGTGATCGCCCTGAAGACACCGGAGCAGATCGCGCAGTCCGTGCTGGCATTTCCCAACAAACTGCATTTTGAGAACTTTCTGACTGCTATTGAAAAGACGAATTTTTTCGTTACATTCAGAAATACGCTGATCATCACCGTGGTATCTGTTGCGGGAACCATTGTGACCAACTCCTTTATGGCATTTGCCATTACAAGAAACAGGGGAAAGAAGCTGTATGATTTTATCTATTATTTTTTGATCAGCGCTATGTTTATCCCATTTAACATTATCATGCTGCCACTGGTAAAACAGGTGAGCTTTTTCCACATGGATAATGTACCGGGACTGATCATACTTTATATTGTCATGGGTCTTCCTATGAATATATTTTTGTATTCCGGCTATGTTAAGTCCATTCCCACAGCACTTGATGAGGCGGCAACCATTGACGGAGCCAATACCTTCCAGATGTTTTACAAGGTCATTTTCCCAACCCTGAAGCCCATGAATGCCACAGTGGCAATTCTGACTTTCTTATGGTGCTGGAATGACTTTACCATGCCCCTGGTCATCATCAGTGACCAGAAGAACCAGACCCTGCAGCTTGCACAGTATGTGTTCAAAGGGGAGTTTGCAACTGATTACAGCCTGGCCTTTGCGTCATACCTGCTGGCCCTTCTGCCTATTGTGATATTCTATCTGTTTGCGCAGAAACAGGTTATCAGCGGTGTTACCAACGGTGCGGTGAAAGCATAA
- a CDS encoding carbohydrate ABC transporter permease, with translation MKKNRAYMVIIIPMLVLFFTFHTFSFLKGIFYSFTDWKGYGTWDFVGLTNYLKLWGDEAIGDAYKFTFKYAICATILVNVISLLLALALNAKIKCKNALKAVYFLPYMLSALIVSFVFNFIFSNVLPDLGQKMGIGFLSTNILGQENLAWIGILVVGVWQAVAFNTIIYMSGLQTVDTDIYEASSIDGAGRWTTFWKMTFPLIAPFFTINMVLCVKNFLMVFDQIIAMTNGGPGTSTQSISVLIYKQGFSGAQYAYQSANAVIFFIVIAVISLFQTRVLEKREA, from the coding sequence ATGAAAAAGAACAGAGCTTATATGGTGATCATCATACCAATGCTGGTACTGTTTTTCACCTTTCACACATTTTCCTTTTTAAAAGGGATCTTCTACAGCTTTACAGACTGGAAGGGATACGGAACCTGGGATTTTGTGGGTCTTACTAACTATCTGAAACTGTGGGGCGATGAGGCGATCGGAGATGCCTACAAGTTCACATTTAAATATGCAATCTGTGCCACCATACTGGTCAATGTCATAAGCCTTTTGCTGGCACTTGCGCTCAACGCAAAGATCAAATGCAAAAATGCACTGAAGGCCGTCTATTTCCTGCCTTATATGCTGAGTGCACTGATCGTCAGCTTTGTGTTCAACTTTATTTTTTCCAATGTACTGCCTGACCTGGGACAGAAAATGGGAATTGGTTTTTTAAGCACTAATATTTTGGGGCAGGAGAATTTGGCCTGGATTGGTATTCTGGTAGTGGGAGTATGGCAGGCAGTAGCCTTTAATACTATTATTTATATGTCAGGCCTGCAGACTGTGGATACCGATATCTATGAGGCCAGCAGTATCGACGGAGCTGGTAGATGGACGACTTTCTGGAAGATGACATTCCCGCTGATCGCACCGTTTTTTACCATCAATATGGTGCTCTGTGTGAAGAACTTCCTCATGGTATTTGACCAGATCATAGCCATGACAAACGGCGGTCCGGGCACTTCCACACAGTCCATATCCGTACTCATTTACAAACAGGGATTTTCCGGTGCCCAGTATGCATACCAGTCAGCCAATGCAGTGATCTTCTTCATTGTCATAGCTGTGATTTCACTGTTCCAGACAAGAGTTTTAGAGAAAAGGGAGGCGTAG
- a CDS encoding ABC transporter substrate-binding protein, with amino-acid sequence MKNRLLAAAALAGCALLMTGCGKKEENHLEIFSTKMENQAILQSFIDEYTQANPDVTIEFNSPPDASTVLRTKLTKNRVPDIIFMGGDMTFRDMSEAEILMDLSDMEEADRIKEAYKEQVYNLNPDQEEKLYGLPYATNAEGIIYNVDIFKEQGLEIPGTWDELMDVCEKLKNAGIQPFYFTLKDSWTGGPLWIPMTYDLAGMDFFLDRREGKTTFLGTHEEAAEKILTLIQYGQEDLLGKGYDDGNIDFANGKAAMMFQGNWAIPNIQKANPEVNLDMFALPVTNDENKNAIISGIDVMPTIYKDTKEEELAKDFISFIFRDEKVKAYIEDQFAFPSVDTVVQDNVSVAGVADKFAQGNIGDFADHYYPTGFDFTVTLQTFVSKQGDVEGFLKKLDKEYDKYNSF; translated from the coding sequence ATGAAAAACAGATTGTTAGCCGCTGCAGCTCTTGCTGGCTGTGCACTGCTGATGACAGGCTGCGGGAAAAAGGAAGAAAACCACCTGGAGATTTTTTCTACAAAGATGGAGAACCAGGCAATCCTACAGTCTTTTATTGATGAATACACACAGGCGAATCCTGATGTGACCATTGAATTTAACTCTCCGCCGGATGCTTCCACCGTGCTTAGGACTAAATTGACCAAGAACCGTGTGCCGGATATTATTTTTATGGGAGGGGATATGACCTTCCGGGATATGTCCGAGGCGGAAATCCTTATGGATTTAAGTGATATGGAGGAGGCTGACAGGATTAAGGAAGCCTACAAAGAGCAGGTTTACAACCTGAATCCTGATCAGGAGGAGAAGCTCTACGGCCTGCCTTACGCCACAAATGCAGAGGGTATCATCTACAATGTGGATATCTTTAAGGAACAGGGGCTTGAGATCCCCGGGACCTGGGATGAATTGATGGATGTGTGTGAGAAACTGAAAAACGCTGGGATACAGCCCTTTTATTTCACTTTGAAGGATTCCTGGACAGGCGGGCCGCTTTGGATCCCGATGACATATGACCTGGCCGGAATGGACTTTTTCCTTGACAGAAGAGAGGGGAAGACCACTTTCCTGGGTACCCATGAGGAGGCAGCGGAAAAGATTCTTACACTCATCCAGTATGGCCAGGAGGACCTTCTTGGAAAAGGATACGATGACGGAAATATTGACTTTGCCAACGGCAAGGCAGCCATGATGTTCCAGGGAAACTGGGCGATACCCAATATTCAGAAAGCAAATCCTGAAGTGAATCTTGATATGTTTGCCCTGCCGGTGACCAACGATGAAAATAAAAATGCCATCATTTCAGGTATTGATGTGATGCCCACCATATATAAAGACACCAAAGAGGAGGAACTGGCAAAGGATTTTATAAGCTTTATCTTCCGGGATGAAAAGGTAAAGGCATATATAGAAGACCAGTTTGCGTTCCCGTCTGTGGATACTGTGGTGCAGGATAATGTCAGTGTGGCAGGTGTTGCAGATAAGTTTGCCCAGGGAAATATCGGGGACTTTGCAGACCATTATTATCCCACGGGCTTTGATTTCACAGTGACCCTGCAGACCTTTGTGAGCAAACAGGGGGATGTGGAAGGATTTTTAAAGAAACTGGATAAAGAATACGACAAATACAACAGTTTTTAG
- a CDS encoding LacI family DNA-binding transcriptional regulator, with the protein MVRIKDIAREAGVSPTTVSNVIHGNTKKVSKANIDKIQRILEKNQYIPSMSALMLAENRSRLIGVLIGEREGKRRSIASDPFTSVILNSLELEIYRQNYYMLFHLANSQEESWKLAATWKVEGLITLGLSSEENLELSEKCQIPLVSIDNYYGEKKVANIGLQDFEGGYAMGRFLAEEGHKDILFLADNDVGVDHERWLGVQRAVGEYGAKGALAGRKIMPENRELRKAWLEDNLEELKSRDVLFFASDFYALEAIHFLQDKGIEIPGDVSVAGFDDSPYAEICRPEITTVRQNIMKKGQEAVKRLTSLIQGEEFKGQERLPVEVVIRDSVKRKRL; encoded by the coding sequence ATGGTTAGGATAAAAGATATCGCAAGAGAGGCCGGGGTAAGTCCAACCACTGTCTCTAATGTTATTCATGGAAATACGAAGAAGGTCTCCAAGGCCAATATTGACAAGATCCAGAGGATTCTGGAAAAGAACCAGTACATTCCAAGTATGAGTGCCCTGATGCTGGCAGAAAACCGTTCCAGGCTGATCGGTGTGCTGATCGGGGAGAGAGAGGGGAAGCGCAGGAGCATTGCCTCAGACCCGTTCACCAGTGTTATACTCAACTCTCTGGAACTGGAGATTTACAGACAAAATTATTATATGCTTTTCCACCTGGCAAATTCCCAGGAGGAGAGCTGGAAACTGGCGGCTACCTGGAAAGTGGAAGGGCTTATCACTCTTGGGCTGTCCTCAGAGGAAAACCTGGAACTGAGTGAGAAATGTCAGATTCCCCTTGTGAGCATTGACAATTATTATGGAGAAAAAAAGGTTGCCAATATCGGTCTGCAGGATTTTGAGGGCGGCTATGCAATGGGAAGGTTCCTGGCGGAGGAGGGGCATAAAGATATCCTCTTCCTTGCGGACAATGACGTGGGCGTGGACCATGAGCGGTGGCTGGGCGTACAGAGAGCTGTAGGGGAATACGGAGCGAAAGGTGCGTTGGCAGGGCGAAAGATCATGCCGGAGAACAGGGAGCTGCGGAAGGCATGGCTGGAGGATAATCTGGAGGAGCTGAAGAGCCGTGACGTGCTCTTTTTTGCTTCAGACTTTTACGCTTTGGAGGCTATTCATTTTCTGCAGGATAAGGGGATTGAGATTCCCGGGGATGTGTCTGTGGCCGGATTTGATGACAGTCCCTATGCGGAGATCTGCAGACCGGAGATTACCACAGTCCGCCAGAATATCATGAAGAAAGGGCAGGAGGCCGTGAAAAGACTGACAAGTCTCATTCAGGGGGAGGAATTCAAAGGACAAGAGAGGCTTCCCGTAGAAGTGGTGATTCGGGATTCGGTCAAACGAAAAAGATTGTAG
- a CDS encoding CvpA family protein, protein MNWLNIIVLAVFVLCIMNGIRRGFIRTVAAMFSILVSIVLVYFLNPYVVDFVEEKTPIYDTIEEKCSESIAAGLEGELGEQDQTVFIEKLPLPESMKSILKESGESYGSSLADVFAGYLSSSIAHMIVNSLSFLVTFFVISLILQFAVAALDSIFSLPVLSLLNRTGGAAAGCIQGLLIVWVFFLVITLFWSTDWGRTAVEMAKENHITKWLYDSNLLLKFVSGFMKI, encoded by the coding sequence ATGAATTGGCTTAATATTATTGTACTTGCCGTATTTGTGTTATGTATTATGAATGGTATACGCAGAGGGTTTATCCGGACCGTTGCGGCTATGTTCTCTATCCTTGTGAGCATAGTGCTGGTCTATTTTTTGAACCCCTATGTAGTTGATTTTGTGGAGGAGAAAACGCCAATCTATGATACGATCGAGGAAAAATGCAGTGAATCCATAGCCGCTGGGCTGGAGGGAGAACTGGGAGAGCAGGACCAGACAGTGTTCATTGAAAAGCTGCCGCTTCCGGAGAGTATGAAAAGTATTTTGAAGGAGAGCGGGGAGTCCTACGGAAGTTCTCTGGCGGATGTTTTTGCCGGATATTTGTCCTCCTCTATTGCCCACATGATCGTCAACAGTCTGTCATTCTTGGTGACATTTTTTGTGATTTCCCTGATTCTGCAGTTTGCGGTGGCGGCCCTTGACAGTATCTTCAGTCTGCCGGTGCTGAGTCTGCTGAACCGGACCGGGGGAGCTGCTGCAGGATGCATTCAGGGACTGCTCATTGTCTGGGTGTTTTTTCTTGTCATTACTCTGTTCTGGAGTACAGACTGGGGAAGAACGGCTGTGGAGATGGCAAAGGAGAATCACATTACAAAGTGGCTCTATGATTCCAATCTGCTTCTCAAATTCGTGTCAGGATTTATGAAAATATAG
- a CDS encoding DUF5711 family protein yields MEDNKTNEKRENMSSSKKAGPASGHKRKSHRRRRQQLKRILVAALVVIAVIIMAVVVIQRRTYHKYSVQSSAKNEDVQSAGYVQLGDCVLKYASDGASLLDQKQETVWKQSYEMTNPVADVRDETAVVADKEGTLMYIFKKEAPVGAVETSMPILKARVAKSGVVAAILQDGEKTWIDFYATDGSLIAENQTRIDSPGYPVDLAVSPDGKLIMISYLYVEDGQTTSYVAFYNFGDEGQGEIDNIVAGFTYEGVVVPQVVYLDGNVSAAFRDDGFSIYEGSSVPKEKTKKEIKTDIVSTFYNEKYVGLVFKSGGKDEKYTMTVYDLSGKEKFSRSFNMEYKNIRISDDMIIMNNDSQVSMYSMSGIEKFNGNMDEGVIKDIFKMDSNRYILVSENGIKTIKLK; encoded by the coding sequence ATGGAAGACAATAAGACAAACGAGAAAAGAGAAAATATGAGCAGTTCTAAAAAAGCCGGACCCGCCTCCGGCCATAAAAGAAAGTCCCACAGACGCAGACGACAGCAGCTAAAGCGCATACTGGTGGCTGCCCTGGTGGTCATAGCTGTCATCATTATGGCGGTGGTGGTGATCCAGCGCAGGACTTATCACAAGTATTCCGTACAGTCCTCAGCCAAGAATGAGGATGTGCAGTCAGCCGGTTATGTCCAGCTTGGGGATTGTGTACTCAAGTACGCCTCAGACGGCGCGTCGCTGCTGGACCAGAAGCAGGAGACAGTCTGGAAACAGAGTTATGAGATGACAAACCCTGTGGCAGATGTCCGGGACGAGACAGCAGTGGTGGCTGACAAGGAAGGCACACTGATGTATATTTTTAAGAAAGAAGCCCCCGTGGGCGCTGTGGAGACCAGTATGCCGATCCTCAAGGCAAGGGTAGCAAAAAGTGGTGTCGTGGCAGCCATTCTCCAGGACGGAGAGAAGACATGGATTGATTTCTACGCCACGGACGGCAGTCTGATCGCAGAAAACCAGACTAGAATAGACAGCCCCGGATATCCGGTGGATTTGGCAGTTTCCCCCGACGGAAAGCTGATCATGATCTCCTATCTCTATGTGGAGGATGGGCAGACAACCAGTTATGTGGCCTTTTATAATTTTGGGGATGAAGGGCAGGGCGAGATTGACAATATAGTTGCCGGATTTACATATGAGGGTGTAGTGGTTCCGCAGGTGGTATATCTGGACGGCAATGTTTCTGCGGCTTTCAGGGATGATGGATTCTCCATATATGAGGGAAGCAGCGTGCCAAAGGAGAAGACCAAAAAAGAAATAAAGACAGACATAGTCAGCACATTTTATAATGAAAAATATGTGGGGCTTGTCTTTAAAAGCGGCGGAAAGGATGAGAAGTACACAATGACAGTTTATGACCTTTCCGGAAAAGAAAAATTCAGCCGCAGTTTTAATATGGAATATAAAAATATTCGTATCAGTGATGATATGATCATTATGAACAATGACAGCCAGGTGTCCATGTACTCCATGAGCGGAATTGAGAAGTTCAATGGAAATATGGACGAAGGTGTTATTAAAGATATTTTTAAAATGGATTCCAACCGGTATATTCTGGTGTCTGAGAATGGTATCAAGACAATTAAATTAAAATAG